Proteins encoded together in one Labilibaculum sp. DW002 window:
- a CDS encoding Lacal_2735 family protein translates to MFGLFKKKTKTEILQKKYKSLLKEWHNLSKINRSESDLKYAQAQEILQEIESLQNK, encoded by the coding sequence ATGTTTGGATTATTCAAAAAGAAAACAAAAACGGAAATTCTACAGAAAAAATACAAATCGTTATTGAAAGAATGGCATAATTTATCGAAGATAAATCGTTCGGAAAGCGATCTGAAATATGCACAAGCACAAGAGATATTGCAAGAAATCGAGTCTCTTCAAAACAAATAA
- a CDS encoding SAM-dependent methyltransferase: MENTIAIRQNTGFQEKIFLNLLKKMDRESIEVCLPNQNIFRLGSANAKIKADIRILSSKFYKQLFFYGDIGFGEAYEQGLWETSDITKLISWILANIDNTPNISGSKIKTGAFNLFKWLNKMSHSFRDNTLSGSKKNIAAHYDLSNDFYSLWLDKSMTYSAAYFINEETSLYEAQQMKYQKLAEKMKLTNGDRVLEIGCGWGGMAIFMAEHFSVHVTAITISKEQYTYAKQRVKNAGLEDRISILFKDYRLVNGKFDKIVSIEMLEAVGYKFYKPFFSKVNNLLAKDGLLAIQVITCPDSRFKEMKKGVDWIQKHIFPGSLLPSVSALHSAMNQSSDLTPIHLEDMGKHYAKTLRMWRDSFNKKEKKVNELGFNNLFIRRWNYYLSYCEAAFDMRNINVMQLLYSRPNNIKY, from the coding sequence ATGGAAAACACAATAGCAATAAGACAAAACACAGGATTTCAGGAAAAAATATTTCTGAATTTGCTTAAAAAGATGGACAGAGAATCAATTGAAGTTTGTCTTCCAAATCAAAATATATTCCGCCTTGGTTCAGCGAATGCAAAAATAAAAGCCGACATTAGAATTCTATCATCGAAATTTTACAAGCAGCTTTTCTTTTATGGAGATATCGGATTTGGAGAAGCTTACGAGCAAGGTTTGTGGGAAACATCCGACATCACAAAATTGATTTCCTGGATTCTGGCAAACATCGATAATACGCCAAATATATCGGGAAGTAAGATTAAAACCGGAGCCTTTAATCTTTTTAAATGGCTTAACAAAATGAGCCACAGTTTTCGGGATAACACGCTGTCCGGATCGAAAAAAAACATTGCTGCTCATTACGATTTAAGCAATGATTTTTACTCCCTTTGGCTAGATAAAAGCATGACTTACTCAGCCGCCTATTTCATAAATGAAGAAACATCGCTATATGAAGCACAACAAATGAAATACCAAAAACTGGCAGAGAAAATGAAACTTACTAATGGTGATCGAGTACTTGAGATAGGCTGCGGCTGGGGAGGAATGGCCATTTTTATGGCAGAGCACTTCTCTGTTCATGTAACAGCAATTACCATTTCGAAAGAACAATATACATATGCTAAACAGCGTGTTAAAAATGCGGGATTGGAAGATCGAATTAGTATTCTATTTAAAGATTACAGATTAGTGAATGGCAAGTTTGATAAAATCGTTTCGATTGAAATGTTGGAAGCGGTTGGATACAAATTCTACAAACCATTCTTCTCAAAAGTAAATAACCTACTCGCAAAAGACGGTTTGTTAGCCATACAAGTTATTACTTGTCCCGATTCACGTTTTAAAGAAATGAAAAAAGGGGTTGACTGGATTCAAAAACACATCTTCCCTGGCTCTTTATTACCATCGGTATCTGCCTTGCACAGTGCAATGAATCAGAGTTCAGATTTAACACCTATTCACTTGGAAGACATGGGAAAACATTACGCGAAAACCTTGCGGATGTGGCGCGATTCATTCAATAAAAAAGAAAAAAAGGTCAATGAACTTGGCTTCAACAATTTATTTATCAGAAGATGGAATTACTATCTTTCTTATTGCGAAGCAGCCTTTGATATGCGTAATATCAATGTAATGCAGTTACTTTATTCACGACCAAATAATATTAAGTACTAA
- a CDS encoding DUF1365 domain-containing protein, with amino-acid sequence MTKKEEHIINSSLYECEVFHSRMEKVHRSFRYKSFLFSIDLDELPVLSKTLWFVSHNRFNYFNFRDKDHLQLTKSGEARSVRFEVEQFLQKQGIHQHPSKIILLTNLCTLGYQFNPVSFYYCFDEENNTLGSIAEVNNTYGEMKLFYLGKENYSDGKFTDRKKKHFYVSPFIQHDVDFDFELSIPEKVFFNKIDDYKDGNRIFTASLRGKQLALNNRNVIRFMLRFPIITLQVIFLIHYQALKLYLKGIPYLRKNEHLDLQRDRLKKYEEKNKLTDKNLSSWKTQ; translated from the coding sequence ATGACTAAAAAAGAAGAACATATCATCAATTCAAGCCTATACGAATGCGAGGTATTTCATTCCCGAATGGAAAAGGTTCATCGATCATTTCGATACAAAAGCTTCCTGTTCAGTATCGACTTGGATGAACTGCCAGTTCTTTCCAAAACGCTGTGGTTTGTGAGTCACAACCGATTTAATTATTTCAATTTCCGCGATAAAGATCATTTACAGCTTACAAAATCAGGAGAAGCCAGAAGTGTTCGTTTCGAGGTAGAACAATTTTTGCAGAAACAAGGTATTCATCAGCATCCTTCAAAAATAATTCTACTAACCAACTTATGCACTTTGGGTTACCAATTCAATCCTGTTTCTTTTTACTATTGTTTTGATGAAGAAAACAATACATTGGGAAGTATTGCTGAAGTAAACAATACCTACGGGGAAATGAAATTATTCTATTTGGGAAAAGAAAACTATAGCGACGGAAAATTTACTGATCGAAAGAAGAAGCACTTTTACGTTTCTCCTTTTATCCAACACGATGTCGATTTCGATTTTGAACTCAGCATACCCGAAAAGGTATTTTTCAACAAAATTGATGACTATAAAGATGGGAATCGAATTTTCACAGCTTCTCTTCGAGGTAAACAATTAGCACTTAACAACCGAAATGTAATCCGTTTCATGCTTCGTTTTCCTATCATCACCTTACAAGTTATCTTTCTGATTCACTATCAAGCCTTAAAACTTTACCTTAAAGGGATTCCCTATTTACGAAAAAATGAACATTTAGATTTACAACGAGATCGATTAAAAAAATACGAAGAAAAAAACAAGCTCACAGATAAAAATCTCTCATCATGGAAAACACAATAG
- a CDS encoding NAD(P)/FAD-dependent oxidoreductase, whose product MDFKKQRLAIIGTGIAGMGSAHLLQHSYDIELFEKNNYVGGHTNTVYVEEDGQQIPIDTGFMVFNKQTYPNLINLFNQLKVPIKKTSMSFSVQHKSSQLEYCGSGFSGLFAQRKNIFNAQFIKMLLEINRFNKESLQDLVNGNLEDLTIQEYIQQKKLGKEFTDKYLIPMSSAIWSTPPDVSLKFPIKGLVHFFRNHGMLGVDSHFQWYTVEGGSESYKQLLIEPFRDKIHLNSAIKEILTVEEQVKITTNAGKEHWFDKVIVAAHADEALSMLVNPNKLQEKLLSQFCYQKNRAVLHSDCSVMPKNKKVWSSWNYLMDDRSGNIKTSTIYNMNSLQNVSEKQNYFVSINPIELELKKIHQSIPYDHPIFTVEAMKAQERLPELNHEGPIYFCGSYFKYGFHEDAYSSAVELAKTILKTEHQKKIQQKAG is encoded by the coding sequence ATGGACTTCAAAAAACAACGACTTGCAATCATAGGAACTGGAATTGCAGGAATGGGTTCAGCTCATTTGCTTCAGCACAGCTATGACATTGAACTGTTCGAAAAAAACAATTACGTTGGTGGACACACCAATACGGTTTATGTTGAAGAGGATGGCCAACAAATTCCCATTGATACAGGCTTTATGGTTTTCAACAAACAAACCTATCCAAACTTGATTAATCTGTTCAATCAACTAAAGGTACCTATTAAAAAAACCAGCATGAGTTTTAGTGTTCAGCACAAAAGCAGTCAGTTGGAATATTGCGGTTCGGGTTTTTCAGGCCTTTTCGCCCAACGCAAAAACATCTTCAATGCTCAATTCATTAAAATGTTATTAGAGATCAATCGATTCAACAAAGAGAGTTTACAGGATCTTGTAAATGGCAATCTCGAAGACCTAACGATACAAGAATATATTCAGCAAAAGAAGCTGGGAAAAGAATTTACCGACAAATATCTTATTCCCATGAGCTCGGCAATTTGGTCTACACCACCTGATGTGAGTTTAAAATTTCCAATCAAAGGACTTGTGCATTTCTTCCGTAACCATGGTATGTTGGGTGTAGATTCCCATTTTCAATGGTATACAGTAGAAGGTGGAAGCGAAAGCTACAAACAATTACTTATTGAACCCTTTCGGGATAAAATACATTTGAATTCGGCCATAAAAGAAATTCTTACTGTAGAAGAGCAAGTGAAAATAACAACTAATGCAGGTAAAGAGCATTGGTTCGACAAGGTGATTGTTGCTGCACATGCAGATGAAGCTCTTTCTATGCTTGTCAACCCGAACAAGCTACAAGAGAAACTTTTATCTCAATTCTGCTATCAGAAAAATAGAGCGGTTTTACATTCTGATTGTTCGGTTATGCCAAAAAACAAAAAGGTGTGGTCGAGTTGGAATTATCTGATGGACGATCGTTCGGGAAACATAAAAACCAGCACGATTTACAATATGAATTCTCTACAAAATGTATCCGAAAAGCAAAATTATTTTGTCTCCATTAACCCAATTGAATTGGAGCTTAAAAAGATTCACCAAAGCATTCCTTACGATCATCCAATTTTTACGGTGGAAGCAATGAAAGCACAAGAACGTTTACCTGAATTGAATCATGAGGGCCCAATCTATTTCTGCGGAAGTTATTTCAAATATGGCTTTCATGAAGACGCTTACAGTTCGGCAGTAGAACTAGCCAAAACAATCTTAAAAACAGAACATCAAAAAAAGATACAACAAAAAGCAGGATGA
- a CDS encoding SAM-dependent methyltransferase, with translation MWYINIVEKGLIPDSLIRIKIRELLKQRLQNERKQFNINKLVDELKESPIAINTNAANEQHYELPAGFFEKVLGRYLKYSCGFWDESTNDLDEAEKKMLKKTIERAEIQDGHDILELGCGWGSLSLYMAQKFPNSHITAVSNSHSQREYIQAKALGMRITNLHIITADMNNFNINEKFDRVISVEMFEHMRNYQELLLRINGFLKLTGKLFVHVFSHKELTYKFEIQDSSDWMSKYFFTGGIMPGENLFSHFQEHLTIEKRWHMNGTHYEKTAEAWLQKMDEQKTEIMPIFKETYGTNQAVRWWVYWRIFFMACSELWGYRQGEEWSISHYLFSKRNPN, from the coding sequence ATGTGGTATATTAATATCGTTGAAAAGGGCTTGATTCCCGATTCATTAATCAGAATCAAAATAAGAGAATTGTTAAAGCAACGGCTGCAAAATGAGCGAAAACAATTCAATATCAATAAATTAGTTGATGAATTAAAAGAGAGTCCAATCGCAATCAATACCAATGCAGCCAACGAGCAACATTATGAATTACCTGCAGGCTTTTTCGAGAAAGTTCTGGGACGGTATTTAAAATATTCCTGTGGATTTTGGGACGAGAGTACAAACGATTTGGATGAAGCTGAGAAAAAAATGCTTAAAAAGACAATTGAACGAGCTGAAATTCAAGATGGACATGACATTCTCGAATTGGGATGTGGTTGGGGATCTCTTAGCTTGTATATGGCACAAAAATTTCCAAATTCACACATTACAGCGGTTTCCAATTCTCATTCTCAGCGAGAATACATACAAGCCAAAGCACTTGGTATGAGAATTACCAACCTACACATCATTACTGCTGACATGAATAATTTCAATATAAATGAAAAATTTGATAGAGTTATTTCTGTTGAAATGTTCGAGCACATGAGAAATTACCAAGAACTTTTACTTCGAATTAATGGATTTTTAAAGCTAACCGGTAAACTTTTTGTTCATGTTTTCTCGCACAAAGAGTTGACATACAAATTTGAAATTCAGGATTCGAGCGATTGGATGTCAAAATACTTTTTCACGGGAGGAATAATGCCGGGTGAAAATCTCTTCTCGCACTTTCAAGAACACTTAACCATCGAAAAAAGATGGCATATGAACGGAACTCATTATGAGAAAACAGCAGAAGCATGGTTGCAAAAAATGGATGAACAAAAAACCGAAATCATGCCAATATTCAAAGAAACTTACGGTACCAATCAGGCTGTTCGCTGGTGGGTTTATTGGAGGATCTTCTTTATGGCTTGTTCCGAATTATGGGGATATCGACAAGGTGAAGAATGGAGCATAAGCCATTACCTTTTCAGTAAAAGAAATCCCAATTAA